A genomic region of Armatimonadota bacterium contains the following coding sequences:
- a CDS encoding glutamine synthetase family protein has protein sequence MSKKDKESVLRMAKERNVKFIRFWFTDILGFLKSFAVTFNELETALEEGIGFDGSSIEGFVRIDESDMIAMPDVSTFQLLPWRTKPDIGVARVFCDIYLPDGTPYEGDPRYVLKKVLERASNMGYTFYVGPELEYFYFKNNKGTPEGLDEGGYFDLTPADVASDLRRETVMTLEEMGIQVEFSHHEVAPSQHEIDLRYTDALTMADNAMTYRLVVKEIAMKYGVYATFMPKPIFGLNGSGMHTHQSLFKGSRNAFFDPNDKYHLSKIAKHYIAGLLKHAPEITLVTNQWVNSYKRLVPGYEAPVYISWAVRNRSDLIRVPAYKPGKEKATRIEYRAPDPACNPYLAFAVMLAAGLEGIENEYPLPEPIERNVYEMNDEERRALGIGQLPENLHDAIVCAEKSELLRKTLGDHVFTKLIQNKKVEWNRFKAQVTQFELDEYLPVL, from the coding sequence ATGAGCAAGAAAGACAAAGAATCCGTACTAAGAATGGCGAAGGAACGCAATGTGAAGTTCATAAGGTTTTGGTTTACGGACATTCTTGGATTTCTAAAGAGCTTCGCCGTTACATTCAACGAACTAGAAACAGCACTTGAAGAGGGGATTGGCTTTGATGGCTCGTCCATCGAGGGATTCGTTCGCATAGACGAAAGCGATATGATTGCAATGCCCGATGTGAGCACTTTTCAGCTTCTGCCTTGGAGGACAAAACCTGACATTGGCGTTGCACGCGTTTTCTGTGATATCTATCTGCCGGATGGAACGCCTTACGAAGGTGACCCTCGGTATGTACTCAAGAAGGTACTTGAACGAGCCAGTAACATGGGCTATACCTTCTACGTCGGTCCGGAGCTAGAGTACTTCTACTTCAAAAACAACAAAGGGACGCCAGAGGGACTCGACGAAGGTGGTTATTTCGACCTGACTCCTGCTGACGTTGCTAGCGATCTTCGACGGGAAACTGTAATGACGCTTGAGGAAATGGGTATTCAGGTCGAGTTTAGCCATCATGAAGTCGCCCCCAGCCAACATGAGATCGATCTTCGGTATACCGATGCGCTCACGATGGCTGACAACGCAATGACCTATCGGTTGGTCGTCAAGGAAATCGCCATGAAATACGGCGTATATGCAACATTCATGCCCAAGCCAATCTTCGGCCTGAATGGTAGCGGTATGCATACTCATCAATCGTTATTCAAGGGCTCGAGGAATGCATTCTTTGACCCAAACGATAAGTACCATCTTTCTAAAATAGCAAAGCATTACATCGCAGGTCTCCTAAAACACGCTCCTGAGATCACCCTTGTAACAAATCAATGGGTGAATTCATACAAAAGACTTGTTCCGGGCTACGAAGCGCCGGTTTATATTTCATGGGCAGTGCGTAATCGGTCAGACTTAATTCGAGTACCAGCCTATAAACCAGGCAAAGAAAAAGCAACTCGAATTGAATATAGGGCACCAGACCCAGCCTGCAACCCATATCTTGCGTTTGCTGTCATGCTCGCAGCAGGTCTCGAGGGAATCGAAAATGAATACCCACTCCCTGAGCCAATCGAGCGCAATGTCTACGAAATGAACGATGAAGAACGAAGGGCACTGGGAATTGGCCAACTACCTGAGAACCTACACGATGCGATTGTCTGCGCAGAAAAAAGTGAACTCTTGCGAAAAACGCTAGGGGACCATGTATTCACAAAATTAATTCAAAATAAAAAGGTTGAGTGGAATAGATTCAAAGCTCAGGTAACGCAGTTCGAATTAGATGAATATCTGCCTGTGCTATAA
- a CDS encoding secondary thiamine-phosphate synthase enzyme YjbQ — MKRATVAIDGAAKGNPGPAGVGIVIADETGNVLCEISEHIGIATNNLAEYTALIRGLEEALKLGFRDVEITTDSELLAKQIKGEYRVRSESITPLFSKALDLLSKFEHVSINQVSRERNKQADKLATMGAEASLQPRLTFDSAKPKKEAGSMIQRISVRTSARTEFVDITREVQDVVKSSGVSDGLCIVYVPHTTAGITINENADPDVVRDIIDTLERLVPRDARYRHIEGNADSHVKASLMGFSVSVFIENCRLALGTWQGIYFCEFDGPRSRNVLVQVIPGR; from the coding sequence ATGAAACGTGCCACCGTTGCCATTGATGGAGCAGCAAAAGGCAATCCTGGCCCCGCGGGCGTTGGAATCGTCATCGCCGACGAAACAGGCAATGTGCTTTGCGAAATCAGCGAGCACATTGGCATAGCAACCAATAATCTTGCTGAATATACTGCCTTGATTAGAGGGCTTGAGGAAGCCTTGAAGCTGGGTTTTCGGGATGTCGAAATCACCACGGATAGCGAGCTACTTGCTAAGCAAATCAAAGGGGAATATCGTGTTAGGTCGGAAAGCATAACGCCACTTTTTAGTAAGGCGCTTGATCTTCTGTCGAAATTCGAACATGTATCAATAAATCAGGTCAGCCGCGAAAGAAATAAGCAAGCGGACAAACTTGCTACAATGGGGGCCGAAGCTAGCTTGCAACCCAGATTAACTTTTGACTCTGCAAAACCGAAAAAGGAGGCAGGCAGTATGATTCAACGCATCAGCGTGCGTACATCGGCCCGAACAGAGTTTGTTGACATAACGCGAGAAGTTCAAGATGTAGTTAAGTCAAGCGGGGTCTCAGACGGACTTTGCATTGTTTACGTTCCCCATACGACTGCTGGCATTACAATTAACGAAAATGCTGATCCCGATGTCGTACGCGACATAATCGATACTCTCGAGCGATTAGTTCCCCGCGATGCAAGATACCGCCATATTGAGGGAAATGCCGACTCCCATGTGAAAGCTAGTTTAATGGGATTCTCGGTTAGCGTTTTTATAGAAAATTGTCGCCTTGCCTTGGGCACCTGGCAAGGAATATATTTTTGTGAGTTCGATGGCCCCCGAAGTCGAAATGTTCTAGTTCAGGTAATTCCAGGACGGTAG